CGCTTGATCTGGCGCCTGCCGGACGATATGAAATTTTTCAAGGAAAAAACGCAGGGTCACCATGTGATCACAGGGCGGAGAAATTATGAGAGCATTCCGGAGAAATTCCGGCCACTGCCGGGGCGCATTAACCTGGTGGTCAGCAGAAGTGAAACTTACACTGCCCCCGGGGCACAGGTATTTCATTCTATTGAAGAGGCAATTGAATATGCTGCGGGCAGGGGCGAGGAGGAGTGTTTCATTATCGGCGGTGGCGAAGTGTACCGGCAGTGTCTGAGCCGGGCAAACCGCGTTTACCTTACCCGTGTTCACGGGCGTCCGGACGGAGATACCTATTTTGAGTTTCCTGTTCCCGGCTTCCGTCGCATTTCCGCCACGGCACATCCCACGGATGAAAAGCATGTTATGGCTTTCACAATTGAGGTATGGGAGCTGCAGTAATCGGGCCGGGCTGTCTTTTTGAAGGTGGGCGTATCGCCCAATCTATATCGAACTAACTTCCCGGATTCTTTAGTCGTTTCAAAACTTTTTCAAGATATCTCTCCTGGGGAAGGAGATTCAGCTGAATGCGCCGTGCATAATGAATACTGTCTGTCACCTCTTTATTCCGTTCACGAAGTTTTTCTTCCGCCTCTTTTCGTAAAATGATTTCGCGGCTAAGCTTATGGTTCCATCCCCAGAGGCTCATCAGGGTGCATAATCCGCCGGGAACCAGGATGTGAATGGCGTACGGCCAATGCATAAACTTGAACAAAGCACCGAGAAACAACAGGTTGACACCTAAGAAATTAGCGATGGAAAGCAGGGTAGTGTCATGCCAGCTGTTGGCAAAGGGCTTCCATTTCCGGTAGGTAGCTATCAAACCCAAAGGACCAAAGGCAAAGCAATACCATAGACCACCGATAACTATCGCCATGTTTGAACCCGGAAGATGAAAATACTTCATGATTAAACCAGCTATGAGCAGGGCAAAAGAAATAAGTCGGTAAAGACTCTTCACCTTGTTAAGCCTTGGAGAGTCAGCCTTTATAAAGAGAAAGGCAAAGCCCAGCGGTATAAATACCGAGGTTGTAATCATCAGCAGAGCCCTCATCCATTCCAACTCCAGCTGATCGTAGAAGATCACCCCGGGGATAATAAGAAGGGAGAAACACACAATCAGAAACAGTCCCAGGCGGGAAATAAAGCTGGTCTTGCCGTTATTTTCTTTCGAGCGACTCATTCAGCCGGGCAACTACCCGAAGCGTTAAAATTAATCAAAGTAAGGAGTTTTAAATTGGCAATACGGTCCAGGAAAACCTCGTGAGGTGGAATAGCTCGTAATTCTTGCTGCTTTCTCGCTACCCGGGTTCATTTAAAAGTTGAAACCACTCCAAATAAGAGTGAACTATTGCTTTATGAATCTAAATGACAGTTTTGTATAATCACCAATACTTATTAAATAAGTTCCGTTCGAAAGGCTGTGGAGCATCAGCGCAGTGTTTTCGCCGGTAAGTGTGCCCGACAGTAAGGTTTCACCATTTACATCTGAGATATAATAAATGGAACCAATCAGCTCTTTTGGTATTCTAATGTTAATTCCTTCATCCGAGGGATTCGGAAATACGGAGCATTTTCCTTCCTCATCATATTTTATGTAGTGTGTAGTCAAAATTGCGTAACACAGAGAGGTGTCAGTGCAGTTATTTTGCGTTACTATCACTGCAT
This genomic interval from Bacteroidia bacterium contains the following:
- a CDS encoding dihydrofolate reductase, which translates into the protein MKISIIVAVAENGVIGKDNRLIWRLPDDMKFFKEKTQGHHVITGRRNYESIPEKFRPLPGRINLVVSRSETYTAPGAQVFHSIEEAIEYAAGRGEEECFIIGGGEVYRQCLSRANRVYLTRVHGRPDGDTYFEFPVPGFRRISATAHPTDEKHVMAFTIEVWELQ